The window GGTCAGGCACCTCCCCAGATGCAGTGCCCTGTCGGTCGGTATCGGCCCATGGGCCAGATCCATAAAACCCTAGCCCGTGGCCTTAGTTAAACACTTAAACCCCCTCTTCCGACCTGCCGTTTCTCGCTTCCTCgccaagaaagaaaagaagcagACGCACCCCACCGCATTGTTCCCCTCGTCTGTCccttccctcccctcccctcccccaagCCGCAAAGGCCTCCGCAAGCATCCAGGCGGCGCGACCCCTTGAGCGCGATGGAGGAGCAGGTGGTGACGGAGCGGATCCGGCGGAAGCTGGAGGAGGTCAACGCCACCGTGCAGCAGCACCTCGCCGGCGTCCAGGACCACGTCAACTTCACCATGCAGGTAAGAAAGAGTTCGGGCGGTGGTTCTTGGGATCCGCCGCCTCGGTTTCCCGTCCTCCGAGGGTTCGTACTGTTGGGGAGGGAGGAGCGAGATACCTGTGGTACCCTGGTAAGATTGGCGCTAGAACTTTGGTCGGATTTTGGAGTTTCGTATTCTGATATGAAATTGCAGGGTGGAGGAGGGCGATAATTTTACTCTTCTTGTTGAAATTCTCGGGATTCTTTAGATATTCCGCTAATGGAGGGTAGTGGCCCGTTAATCTGATACGGAGTATTGGAGGTTCTGAGTTGTGCGAGCCTTGGATCATTTATTTTGTTCGGATGCAATTAGAAGTCCCTGAATAAGTTTATTTGCCATTGCTTTTAAATAAATGTATATGTGCGCGAAATTGGTGGGTATTGCTGCAGGACGTAGGAATGTCGAAAGAGCGGCATTGCAGTAGTGGACAATGGATGCTAATTTTTTAGATATGTGAATATAGTTTTTgatgcatgttttttttttctgccaTCTCTTAGAGATCTGCTAGTGTAACCTTATTGTTTGGTACTAGTAGTAACCATCTACTCCTGGAATTGTTCACGATTATGTTTATTTCCTTCACACAATTTCTGGATCTGAGAGGAAATTAATTTGGACTAATTACCTTGACATCgattcttgtgatgatggaaAATGGGGTTGGACTAATAGTAGTAATTATTGGACTGAGGATATTTTATTAGTGAAAACTTTTAGTATGATTGATATCTTTGTAGGAAGGGAAGGGGCATGCTCCCAAATCGAAACACTTGAGTGCTAATTAATGTTTGAATTTCTGTTTTATTCTGATTGATTTTCAGCAAGCATACTTCAAGTGCGCATATGACTGCTTTGATCGGCGACGTACTCAAGAAGGGATCAACAGCTGTGTGGAGAATTGTAGTGTGCCTGTCCTTACCGCCAACAATATTGTTGAGAATGAGATGGCCAAGTTTCAGGTACTTCTAATGTGCTGCAATACAAGTGTCATTTTTTTTGCAGAATAGAACATAGAATTCTCTGTTCATCGTTTTTAGGTACTTAATTCCTTTCTGCTTGTGCAGTACTGTAATTATGATTGGTTATTTTTTTGATGCAGTGAAGTTAATAGTTCCATACCTGTAATTTGTTTACTTTGGAATCTTTCTGAATTTTATTTTAAGTTACTACTAATATTTGTTTTGTGTGCTCCATTTTGCTCTGATTTTATTGATCATTGCAAGTTTGCAACCACTCGAATGCTGTGTCTGAATGAACTGTCATATTTTCTGTATGCGTGATAATTTCAATGTTGTTCACCGTCACCAGCACAAATACCTCAACAAGCATGCTGCACGGGGTTTTGTTATCTACTTATCTGTGATGGTGTATTTGTTTCATGCAATCAATCATTATTTTATAATGCCATTAATTGTCACATGGTAAAGTCCCCTTCTCAGAAGATGGTTTAGGATTCACGAGCAGTATATTTTTTTGCTATAGTTATTTTGTTTGATGAATgaaggcctggtgcaagcggtagagtcttactgcctgtgaccggaaggtcctgggttcgagtcgcggtctcctcgcattgcacaggcgagggtaaggcttgccactgacacccttccccagaccccgcacagagcgggagctctctgcactgggtacgccctttaatgAATgtggtttcatgatctcaatgatTGAACAGTAGAAGTTTTAGAAGGTTCCCCCCTCAGAAATTTAATTCTTATTTCATCCCCATGTATATTGTACTTCTGA is drawn from Miscanthus floridulus cultivar M001 unplaced genomic scaffold, ASM1932011v1 os_1267_1_2, whole genome shotgun sequence and contains these coding sequences:
- the LOC136533871 gene encoding uncharacterized protein, which produces MEEQVVTERIRRKLEEVNATVQQHLAGVQDHVNFTMQQAYFKCAYDCFDRRRTQEGINSCVENCSVPVLTANNIVENEMAKFQERLNRSLMVCQDKFEAAKLQKLKTDATQELESCVNKSIDDSIRVLPHVVEQIKSTLQIN